From a region of the Aigarchaeota archaeon genome:
- a CDS encoding ATP/GTP-binding protein has product MYTLFIAGTAGSGKSTLTGSLNEWLRDQEQTTITVNLDPAATVLPYEPDVDVREMVDYERIMVTRRLGPNAALIASVREIVRHIEELREEVNSFNVDYVLVDTPGQLELFAFRKEGKIIAKNLTDGPKAMLFLLDPMFCINPKNFAASIFLSVSIYLSFGIPLIMVLSKIDAIPKKYLNRILRWAESDEAFLVDLENRLKGAQMLLARDVAKAVFDISSFAPIIPVSALNMSGLVELHGAITRIFSEGELELR; this is encoded by the coding sequence ATGTACACCCTGTTCATAGCGGGAACTGCAGGTTCCGGTAAATCGACGTTGACCGGATCGTTGAATGAGTGGCTCCGCGATCAGGAACAGACAACCATAACGGTCAACCTAGACCCTGCGGCAACGGTTCTACCCTACGAACCTGACGTGGACGTGAGAGAAATGGTCGACTACGAGAGGATAATGGTAACGCGGAGGCTTGGACCAAATGCAGCCTTGATAGCATCCGTGAGAGAGATCGTCAGACATATAGAAGAACTAAGAGAGGAGGTCAATTCCTTCAACGTAGACTACGTGCTCGTTGATACGCCGGGTCAACTTGAACTCTTTGCATTTAGGAAAGAGGGCAAGATAATCGCCAAAAACCTTACTGACGGACCCAAGGCGATGTTGTTCCTTCTGGATCCAATGTTCTGCATTAATCCAAAAAACTTCGCCGCAAGCATATTCCTATCCGTATCGATATACTTAAGCTTTGGCATACCTCTCATCATGGTGTTATCGAAGATCGATGCGATACCAAAAAAGTACTTGAACAGGATACTTAGATGGGCCGAGTCGGATGAAGCATTCCTGGTCGACTTAGAGAACAGACTTAAAGGAGCGCAGATGTTACTCGCAAGAGACGTTGCGAAAGCCGTTTTTGACATAAGTAGCTTTGCACCAATAATACCTGTATCGGCCCTCAATATGAGCGGCCTCGTTGAACTTCATGGTGCTATCACAAGAATATTCAGCGAGGGAGAGTTGGAGCTTAGGTAA
- a CDS encoding Xaa-Pro peptidase family protein: protein MERIKHLLDLMEEKAFSAYLLTLPENLYYFTGFRGEGAAIITSDGTVKLYTLPLYYESAVQQVIKGIDVIRTKTHDMFKEELTEELGKLVGDVGFDHMDAESFWKMSSKLRFLHLVPSSELVWKLRSIKDEKELENIMKAATISDIGIEVASDLISPGVTEQEVKAELTEELLKCGADGVAFDIIVASGAKSSLPHGGPGNRQIQAGDVVVIDLGASVNGYSADVTRTFFVGDKVQEKIEKIYKVVEEAKNLAEEHMMAWVSASFIDRVARQFVENAGLAEYFIHSLGHGIGLSVHEPPKISPNSKDLLAENMVVTCEPGVYIPGQYGIRLEDTLLIKKDGAVRLSKAPFHPYTY from the coding sequence ATGGAGAGGATAAAGCACCTTCTAGACCTTATGGAGGAGAAGGCTTTCAGCGCGTATCTGCTGACGTTACCCGAAAATCTTTACTACTTTACAGGGTTTAGGGGTGAAGGTGCGGCCATAATAACATCCGACGGTACCGTCAAACTCTATACGTTGCCTCTTTACTACGAGTCGGCCGTTCAGCAGGTCATAAAAGGTATTGACGTAATTAGGACAAAGACACACGATATGTTCAAAGAAGAGCTTACGGAAGAATTGGGTAAATTAGTTGGGGACGTCGGGTTCGACCATATGGATGCCGAATCCTTCTGGAAGATGTCATCAAAGCTGAGGTTTTTACATCTGGTACCTTCATCCGAACTTGTTTGGAAGTTAAGGTCCATAAAAGACGAGAAGGAATTAGAGAATATAATGAAAGCTGCGACGATATCTGATATAGGTATAGAGGTCGCCTCAGACCTGATCTCACCAGGTGTTACCGAACAAGAGGTAAAGGCAGAGTTAACTGAAGAGTTATTGAAATGTGGTGCAGATGGTGTTGCTTTCGACATAATAGTGGCCTCTGGTGCAAAGTCATCCCTACCCCATGGTGGTCCAGGTAATAGACAAATTCAAGCTGGTGATGTTGTTGTGATAGATTTAGGCGCCTCGGTAAACGGGTATTCGGCAGACGTAACGAGGACGTTTTTTGTAGGGGACAAAGTACAGGAAAAGATCGAAAAAATTTACAAAGTGGTCGAGGAAGCTAAAAATTTAGCTGAAGAGCACATGATGGCGTGGGTTTCTGCTTCGTTCATCGATAGGGTTGCGAGACAGTTCGTAGAGAATGCAGGACTTGCTGAGTACTTTATCCATAGCTTAGGACACGGCATAGGATTAAGTGTTCATGAGCCGCCAAAGATATCGCCCAATAGCAAAGACCTACTTGCTGAAAACATGGTCGTGACGTGCGAGCCTGGCGTATATATTCCAGGACAATATGGTATAAGACTCGAAGACACTTTACTAATTAAGAAGGATGGTGCCGTACGGTTATCTAAAGCACCGTTCCATCCATATACGTATTAA
- the uppS gene encoding polyprenyl diphosphate synthase, whose product MFQKLLKAFGVYWLYEKWLMRSIKNGPMPRHVALILDGNRRWARNKGLDHAFGHRVGADVAEKVLEWCIELKIKTVTLYVLSTENLKRNSEELSEIFKLIKERASRLVNDPRIHNNRVKITVIGRRQLIPDDVRRELETLEDVTKNYNDHFLNIAVAYGGRAEIVDATKKIALMVKEGSLSVDDIDEKTIESNLYTSGIPNSDPDLIIRTSGEERISNFLLWQSAYSELVFLDIFWPDFRKIDLLRTIRTYQRRNRRFGV is encoded by the coding sequence ATGTTTCAAAAGTTACTGAAGGCATTTGGTGTATACTGGTTATACGAAAAGTGGTTGATGAGAAGTATTAAAAACGGCCCCATGCCAAGACACGTAGCCTTAATCTTAGATGGGAATAGACGCTGGGCTAGGAATAAAGGACTCGACCATGCTTTTGGACACAGAGTTGGAGCAGACGTTGCAGAGAAAGTTCTTGAATGGTGCATTGAGCTAAAAATAAAAACGGTAACACTTTACGTTCTATCTACGGAAAACCTGAAGAGAAATTCAGAAGAACTATCGGAGATATTCAAGCTGATAAAGGAGCGCGCGAGTAGGCTTGTAAACGATCCGAGGATACATAACAATCGGGTAAAGATCACAGTAATTGGTAGAAGACAACTTATACCTGACGACGTCAGGAGAGAGCTCGAAACTTTAGAGGACGTAACCAAAAACTATAATGATCATTTTCTGAACATCGCTGTAGCCTATGGTGGAAGAGCGGAAATAGTCGACGCTACAAAGAAAATAGCCCTTATGGTGAAAGAGGGAAGTCTTTCCGTTGATGACATTGACGAAAAAACCATCGAATCAAATCTGTACACATCCGGTATACCAAACTCTGACCCAGACCTGATAATAAGAACGTCGGGTGAAGAGAGAATAAGCAACTTTCTTTTATGGCAATCAGCATACAGTGAGCTCGTTTTCCTCGACATATTCTGGCCAGACTTTAGAAAGATAGATCTCCTGCGAACCATTAGAACGTATCAGAGACGTAATCGTAGATTTGGAGTTTAA
- a CDS encoding DUF373 family protein — MENLEKKQEKLLILVVDRDNDIGKKTGIKTPIIGKENNLEAAKSLALADPEESDANAMFGALKLYDELVSNYGKENIEVATIAGSEESGYWSDEKIRRELDEVLKIFPSSACIFVSDGITDQLVSPIISSRLPIVSVKRVVVKQSESIEHTWLLLGRYLKMAIFDTRYSRVFLGIPGVLLTFIGILYTLGLMNLPILLLIIGIALSIKGFGIDNSIATRFKMLSKFISSHPLVQLRIFGVISSLIVLFIGIYSGYIGAVSALPKNVQLPSLSEDFYYWLGMLPMLAGQFILGGIDLIFISLLLVVLTYSVYYIVLKNVKFWRTVQATVTLIWLWALLKRVGAVLSDASAATMFGPSIVMLLTIGLLGIPALTITFIVTRYMRKAYASYFKKTK; from the coding sequence ATGGAAAATTTGGAAAAGAAGCAAGAAAAGCTCCTTATCCTCGTGGTTGACAGGGACAACGATATCGGTAAGAAAACCGGCATAAAAACGCCTATTATAGGAAAAGAGAACAACCTAGAGGCAGCAAAAAGCCTAGCTTTGGCAGACCCTGAAGAATCAGATGCAAACGCTATGTTTGGAGCCCTTAAACTCTATGATGAGCTGGTTAGCAACTATGGAAAGGAGAATATCGAGGTTGCAACAATAGCTGGTAGCGAAGAAAGTGGCTACTGGTCTGACGAAAAGATAAGGCGCGAGTTAGATGAAGTTTTAAAGATCTTTCCATCGTCTGCCTGCATCTTCGTTAGTGACGGCATTACTGACCAATTAGTTTCGCCAATAATTTCATCAAGGTTACCCATAGTTTCTGTTAAAAGGGTTGTGGTTAAACAGAGCGAGAGTATAGAGCACACATGGCTCCTTCTCGGAAGGTATCTAAAAATGGCGATATTTGATACCAGATATTCTAGAGTTTTTCTCGGGATACCGGGAGTGTTGTTAACTTTCATAGGAATCCTCTACACTCTTGGTTTGATGAACCTACCAATACTCTTACTGATCATAGGTATAGCACTTTCCATCAAAGGTTTTGGTATCGATAACTCAATAGCAACAAGGTTCAAAATGTTATCGAAGTTTATATCGTCACACCCGTTAGTACAGTTGAGAATTTTTGGTGTGATCTCATCGTTGATCGTTCTATTTATAGGCATTTATTCGGGCTACATAGGAGCGGTCTCAGCACTACCAAAAAACGTACAATTACCATCACTCTCTGAGGACTTTTATTACTGGTTAGGGATGTTGCCCATGCTTGCAGGACAATTCATACTCGGAGGTATAGACCTAATTTTTATAAGCTTGTTACTTGTGGTGCTTACGTACAGCGTTTATTATATAGTTTTGAAGAATGTCAAATTTTGGAGAACTGTGCAAGCGACCGTTACGTTGATATGGTTATGGGCATTATTGAAGAGGGTCGGAGCAGTTCTTTCAGATGCTTCTGCAGCCACAATGTTTGGTCCTAGTATAGTAATGTTACTTACGATAGGGCTTTTAGGTATACCGGCCCTAACTATAACGTTCATAGTTACGAGATACATGAGAAAAGCATATGCGTCATATTTTAAGAAAACAAAGTGA